DNA from Orbaceae bacterium lpD01:
ATGTATTTCAATTAGTAACATTTGAAGATTAGGTTTTTGGGCATTAATTAGATGACTAAACTTTTCGCTATTACGAGGATTGCCGATGCTCAATGCAGCAAAGTTGCCATTAGCATCATGTAATGTAAACGAATATCCATCATTCAAATAATATTTTTCAGCCTGATTTAAAAAGTACTTTTCTTTAGCTGATATATTAAGTATTGCGTCAGACCAAGAAAAAGGAATAATTGAATTAAACGCAAAATTAATAATAGGATCTTGCATATGTAAGTTACGTTCTTTATATACTTTTAACCATTTTTTAGGGTAGTTTGAAAATATTTGAGGTTCATTAATTGCGCGTTTATTCGCAACAAAATAAGCAAATTGTTCAATATCATGAGCATTCATAATTTGCTGAATATAATCTTGAAAACTAGCATGCATAGAAACGTTAGAATTTAAAGTCAGTATATCTTCATTACTCATCTCTATCGCCTCCATCTCATCCAAGTAAAAATAATTATATTTATAAATTTTTACGGAGTTATATACCGTAGCGGCTATTATAGCATCAATATTTG
Protein-coding regions in this window:
- a CDS encoding LuxR family transcriptional regulator codes for the protein MSNEDILTLNSNVSMHASFQDYIQQIMNAHDIEQFAYFVANKRAINEPQIFSNYPKKWLKVYKERNLHMQDPIINFAFNSIIPFSWSDAILNISAKEKYFLNQAEKYYLNDGYSFTLHDANGNFAALSIGNPRNSEKFSHLINAQKPNLQMLLIEIHHDYLSNYFNLITQNILKDKQITKREKEILIWCSKGKTYNEISIIIGITERTVKFHMANLVKKLNVCNAKHAIFKAHELNLI